From Hartmannibacter diazotrophicus, a single genomic window includes:
- a CDS encoding HAD family hydrolase yields the protein MSTPDIKAVIFDMDGCLVDSEPLALEAVAAEMRASGLHGATAEEVGSQYLGVSVNEICRDVGVRLGGAYPEGFVERVEDRLFRAYDAGLDRIEGAADLLDQLEDEEIRFAIASGSSVRRLAKTLQAAGLSSYFTGRGFSADQVARGKPAPDLFLLAAERLGTEPAQCAVLEDSPHGIRGALAAGMHAVGFVGGSHLKGREAAHAEILRQAGAAEVIDDLSKAYRALVRCRAGG from the coding sequence ATGAGCACTCCCGACATCAAGGCTGTCATTTTCGATATGGACGGCTGCCTCGTTGACAGCGAACCGCTGGCCCTTGAAGCCGTCGCCGCCGAAATGCGGGCGTCCGGCCTGCATGGGGCAACCGCCGAGGAGGTCGGCAGTCAGTATCTCGGCGTCTCCGTGAACGAGATCTGCCGGGACGTGGGCGTGCGTCTTGGAGGCGCGTATCCCGAAGGCTTCGTGGAGCGCGTGGAAGACCGCCTCTTCAGGGCATACGATGCCGGGCTCGACCGGATCGAGGGCGCGGCCGACCTTCTGGACCAGCTTGAAGACGAGGAGATCCGCTTTGCGATCGCCTCGGGCAGTTCCGTCCGGCGTCTGGCAAAGACACTGCAGGCCGCTGGTCTTTCCTCCTATTTCACCGGGCGCGGTTTCAGCGCCGATCAGGTGGCGCGCGGCAAGCCGGCGCCCGATCTCTTTCTCCTGGCAGCGGAAAGACTGGGGACCGAGCCGGCGCAATGCGCGGTGCTGGAGGATTCGCCCCATGGCATTCGGGGCGCGCTTGCGGCCGGAATGCATGCCGTCGGCTTCGTCGGCGGCAGCCACCTGAAGGGCCGCGAGGCCGCGCACGCCGAAATCCTGCGGCAGGCCGGAGCGGCCGAGGTCATCGACGATCTTTCCAAGGCTTATCGTGCTCTTGTCCGATGTCGGGCGGGAGGCTGA